One window of Helicoverpa zea isolate HzStark_Cry1AcR chromosome 12, ilHelZeax1.1, whole genome shotgun sequence genomic DNA carries:
- the LOC124635394 gene encoding uncharacterized protein LOC124635394, with the protein MNAFNLLCFSALIITCHGKLNNLVRIVDLTQPLDVNNQAILESSLQNNNNRRFGFLPPYGGADVQAGININGAIDLGPGGYPLPQNPMAYGPVYQYPPPYPQLYG; encoded by the exons ATGAACGCATTTAATTTG CTATGTTTTTCTGCCCTGATCATCACATGCCATGGAAAGTTAAACAATTTGGTCAGAATCGTTGACCTTACCCAGCCTTTAGACGTAAATAATCAGGCCATCCTCGAAAGCAGCCTGCAGAATAACAACAACCGTAGATTTGGCTTTCTGCCACCATACGGGGGTGCTGACGTACAAGCTGGTATAAACATCAACGGCGCAATTGATCTTGGTCCTGGTGGCTATCCACTACCACAAAATCCAATGGCATATGGCCCTGTTTACCAGTATCCCCCTCCCTATCCTCAATTATATGGCTAG
- the LOC124635335 gene encoding uncharacterized protein LOC124635335 — protein sequence MKVYVLFSFCAVVFSGGVESYHLNLHNDNQQSLLQSSHPDLESIVRRSLNQHHNHNLQNLENSQLWSQSLRKSGGQWNQNIQQLSNTQNLRRSNNLDSLNQENNKLLNRLHARRQGGSDDINLMSLDDYSLLNSALVQHSISRQGNPNLDSPNLENRFSIGINAGINAGPGPYGYGYGYPMQPVAPMYGPGPYYGKK from the exons ATGAAAGTCTACGTTTTG ttcaGTTTCTGCGCTGTAGTCTTCTCGGGCGGAGTAGAGTCTTACCACTTGAATCTACATAATGACAACCAGCAGAGTCTACTACAGAGCTCACACCCTGATTTAGAAAGCATTGTCAGACGAAGCCTAAATCAGCATCACAATCACAATCTTCAAAACTTAGAAAACTCCCAACTATGGTCTCAAAGTCTACGAAAATCTGGAGGACAATGGAACCAAAATATCCAGCAACTCTCGAATACCCAGAACCTGCGAAGATCAAACAATTTGGACAGCTTAAACCAAGAAAATAACAAACTTCTTAATCGTTTACACGCTCGCCGACAAGGGGGATCTGATGATATTAATCTTATGTCTCTTGACGATTATAGTCTTTTGAATAGTGCTCTAGTTCAGCACAGTATTTCTAGACAAGGAAACCCTAATCTGGATAGTCCTAATCTGGAAAACAGATTTAGTATTGGGATCAATGCTGGCATCAATGCTGGTCCCGGGCCCTATGGCTATGGGTATGGGTACCCTATGCAGCCTGTTGCTCCAATGTACGGACCTGGTCCATACtatggtaaaaaataa
- the LOC124635258 gene encoding glycine-rich cell wall structural protein-like — protein sequence MKEQSILILLLGVLNVCHAGRSLCYSVYPCGPLSSSYYRLLSYQSPLVFSRGSISADANGVINGGGSISANANGYIGGGGGPYYGTGHRCNGVGHGYLLNRDGSISANANGIINGHGSISGNANGYIGGGGGHISGQANGIINGNGGSISGNANGYIGGGGGRISGHANGIINGYGGSISSNANGVIANRIAGYLDANALEIVEARHGGTISGNANGIITGGGGSITGNANGYIDGNGQIIGNANGVIASRIAEAIASDVGIGINDGYYDTIDAVDSRFGIGGHIGGHIGGHIGGAYLGGYAGANAGGYIG from the exons ATGAAAGAGCAAAGTATTTTG ATTCTTTTATTGGGAGTACTAAACGTGTGCCACGCTGGTAGATCCTTATGCTACTCTGTGTATCCATGTGGACCGCTTTCATCAAGCTACTACAGGCTATTATCCTACCAAAGCCCTCTAGTATTCTCGAGAGGTAGTATAAGCGCTGATGCAAACGGGGTTATTAATGGTGGGGGTTCTATCTCTGCTAATGCCAATGGCTACATAGGAGGCGGTGGTGGTCCTTATTATGGCACTGGTCATCGTTGCAATGGTGTTGGCCACGGATATCTTCTGAATCGCGATGGATCAATCTCAGCTAATGCTAACGGAATTATAAATGGTCACGGTTCTATCTCTGGTAATGCGAATGGATACATCGGCGGTGGTGGAGGTCATATTTCGGGACAAGCTAACGGGATTATAAATGGTAATGGAGGTTCTATCTCTGGTAATGCAAACGGCTACATCGGCGGTGGTGGAGGTCGTATTTCAGGACATGCTAACGGAATTATAAATGGTTACGGTGgttctatctctagtaatgCAAATGGAGTTATTGCTAATCGCATTGCCGGGTACCTTGATGCAAACGCTTTAGAAATTGTTGAAGCTCGCCATGGGGGAACAATCTCAGGCAATGCCAACGGAATTATAACTGGAGGCGGAGGGTCTATCACTGGGAATGCCAACGGCTACATAGATGGTAATGGTCAAATTATCGGTAATGCAAACGGAGTTATTGCTAGTCGCATTGCCGAGGCTATTGCCAGTGATGTTGGTATTGGAATAAATGACGGATATTACGATACCATTGATGCCGTAGATTCTAGATTTGGAATTGGAGGACACATTGGTGGGCATATCGGTGGCCATATAGGTGGTGCCTATCTAGGTGGATATGCTGGGGCTAACGCTGGTGGATATATTGGATAA
- the LOC124635336 gene encoding glycine-rich cell wall structural protein-like — MKTHNVLILLLGVLNVCDARRSICYYPYACGSSPSTIIKYRPNNGYTRPLIMSRLDGDSITSTANGVINGNQGGSIAANANGYIGGNGAQIASIANGYIARQIAEAIDYASAKGFIANQIAEFLDANDLAVVDARQVGKILGTANGVIAGGGGSISANANGYIGGNGGQIAANANGVIASRIAELLDANNLAVVDARNVGKISGTANGVINGGGGSGSGNGNSYIDGAGGGAGGGIGWGLGGGVGGGIEERIDGGIGEGTGGGLSAEVSGGLSGEIGGGVGGGVGGEISAGANGWNRYGDDIEAINNRFSIGGHIGGKVGAYLGGNTGAYLGGYAGAGAGGYIYG; from the exons ATGAAAACGCATAATGTTTTG ATTCTACTACTGGGAGTACTGAACGTATGCGATGCTCGGCGAAGCATATGCTACTATCCGTATGCATGTGGATCGTCACCTTCAACGATCATTAAGTACCGGCCAAATAACGGCTACACGAGACCTCTTATCATGTCGAGATTAGATGGTGATTCTATCACTAGTACTGCTAATGGCGTTATTAATGGAAACCAAGGTGGTTCTATCGCTGCGAATGCCAATGGCTACATAGGTGGTAATGGTGCGCAAATTGCCAGCATCGCCAACGGATATATTGCTCGTCAAATTGCCGAGGCTATTGATTACGCCAGTGCTAAAGGATTTATTGCCAACCAAATTGCCGAGTTTCTTGATGCAAACGATTTAGCGGTTGTTGATGCTCGGCAAGTGGGAAAAATCTTAGGTACTGCTAACGGAGTTATAGCTGGAGGTGGAGGATCTATCTCTGCGAATGCCAATGGCTACATCGGTGGTAATGGTGGCCAAATTGCCGCCAATGCTAACGGAGTTATTGCTAGTCGCATTGCCGAGCTTCTTGATGCAAACAATTTAGCGGTTGTTGATGCTCGCAATGTGGGAAAAATCTCAGGTACTGCTAATGGGGTTATAAATGGTGGCGGCGGTTCTGGCTCTGGTAATGGCAACAGCTACATCGATGGTGCTGGCGGGGGCGCTGGAGGAGGAATCGGTTGGGGACTTGGTGGGGGTGTAGGCGGGGGAATTGAAGAAAGAATCGATGGGGGAATTGGTGAGGGAACAGGTGGAGGGCTTAGTGCGGAAGTAAGTGGAGGGCTTAGTGGGGAAATAGGTGGGGGTGTTGGTGGGGGCGTAGGTGGCGAAATTTCTGCAGGTGCTAATGGGTGGAACCGTTATGGCGATGACATTGAAGCCATAAATAATAGATTTAGCATAGGTGGGCATATCGGTGGCAAAGTAGGTGCCTACCTTGGTGGCAATACTGGTGCCTATTTAGGTGGATATGCTGGAGCCGGTGCCGGAGGATACATATATGGATAA
- the LOC124635229 gene encoding uncharacterized protein LOC124635229 codes for MKFYSIELFLGFIILSCQVHRYDSISPDRIYISRREAYTDPGHEIIELLGSRRDGNYGHRIHHGLTVPYVERAQYLRSEDDSLLAKKLYLTNDGEIIEIPPHIGPKVNFADIDKLVLDRLKEEDRNFLEANLTPAERQALLIKVQTEGENFSLNENRFGGYLKNLASDVGAGAAGFIGNKLAGPLGAQLGVAMGSYLVFAMTELLGNIKGKIRGTSVTSNGTTTSVRTVTMDNRRKINRYI; via the exons atgaaattttatagTATTGAG TTGTTTCTCGGATTCATCATCTTGTCATGTCAAGTGCACCGATACGATAGCATTTCACCGGATAGAATATATATATCAAGGCGAGAAGCATACACGGATCCTGGCCATGAGATTATAGAACTACTCGGAAGCAGGAGGGATGGAAATTATGGACATCGAATTCATCACGGACTTACGGTCCCCTATGTTGAGAGAGCGCAATATCTTCGATCTGAAGACGACTCATTGCTAGCTAAGAAACTGTACCTGACAAACGACGGAGAAATAATTGAAATACCTCCACATATTGGTCCTAAAGTAAATTTCGCTGACATTGATAAATTGGTGCTAGATCGACTAAAAGAAGAGGATCGAAATTTCCTAGAAGCAAATCTGACACCAGCTGAAAGACAGGCTCTTCTGATCAAAGTGCAAACTGAAGGGGAGAATTTTTCCCTGAATGAAAACCGATTTGGAGGTTACCTAAAAAACCTTGCCTCTGATGTCGGTGCTGGCGCAGCCGGTTTTATTGGCAATAAGTTAGCCGGTCCTCTTGGTGCTCAGCTAGGAGTAGCCATGGGAAGTTACCTTGTATTCGCAATGACCGAATTGTTGGGAAACATCAAAGGGAAAATTCGAGGGACTTCAGTCACAAGTAACGGAACCACTACGAGTGTTAGGACCGTTACAATGGATAACcgaagaaaaataaacagatacatttaa